GAAGGGCGATACGCTGCTGGCGCAGGGGCTGGCGCTGCGCCAGGTCATCTCCCTGATGATTGCCCAGCGCCGGCCCTCCTATTACCTGCGTGACGGTGGCCGCGCGGAGTTAAACGCTCTCACAGGGAGCTACCTGCGCCTGCTGGCCGCCAACGGCTACATCAGTCCGCAACTGCGGGACGCCGGGCTCGCCAGGGAGGTGACATTCCGGGATTTCAATGAAGATGCGCCCGTAACACCGAAAGAGACAGACAAAGGCATCCTGATGGTTCGTACCCACCTTTCCGAACTGCTGGGCACCACGCTATATGACCTCGACCGGCTGGACCTCTCCGCCACCACCACACTGCAGCGTGATTTGCAGGAGCAGGTGAGCGCCTACCTCAGCCATTTGAGTGATCCCGCTTTCGCCGATTCCGTCGGACTCTTCGGGGAGCGCCTGCTTTCGCCCGCGGAGACCCGTCAGGTGCGCTACAGCTTTACCTTGCTGGAGCGCACGCCGCAGGGCAACATGGTGCGCGTGCAGACCGACAACACGGATCAGCCATTCGATATAAACGAAGGGAGCAAACTGGAACTGGGCTCCACGGCCAAGCTGCGTGTGTTTGTCACGTACCTGCAGGTGGTGGCCGAGGTTCACCAGCGCTACGCCGCACAACCCCAGCAGGCCCTGCGCGAGGCGCTGGCAAAGCCGCAGGACAACCTGACCCGCTGGGGGCTGGGCTACCTGCTGCATGCGCAGGACAAAAGCCTGCCCGCGATGCTGCGCGCGGCAACCGCGCGGCGTTATTCTGCCAGCCCCCATGAAGTGTTCTTTACTGGCGGGGGCCAGCATACTTTCCACAACTTCCGGAGCGAGGACAACGGCAGCAACCCCACTGTGCGGGAGGCCTTGCTGAAATCCATCAACCTGCCCTTTATAAGGTTGATGCGCGACCTGGTGCGCTACAGCACGTATCAGGTGGTGGACAACCCGGCGCAGCTGATGCAGGATGTGCGCGACCCACGCCGCCGGGAGTACCTGACGCGGTTTGCTGACCGCGAGGGGAGGATGTACCTGCTGCGCTTCTGGCGCAAGTACAACGGCAAGAGCCCGGAAGAGCGCCTGGACCTGTTTCTCAGCGGGCTGCGCCAGAACCCGGTGCGGGTGGCCGCCTCGCACCGTTACCTCTACCCGGAAACAGACTCCGTCAGCTTCGAGAAGCTGCTGCACAGCCGCTTGCCAGGCGAGAGGCTTACCCATGCCCGCATCATGGAGCTGTACCACCGGTATGGCCCTGATGCCTACAACCTCCCGGACCAGGGCTATATAGCCCGCGTCCACCCGCTGGAACTGTGGCTGCTGAGTTACCTGCGCCGGCACCCCGGCGCAGGCTGGGCCGATGTAGTGGAGGCCAGCAAGGAAGAGCGGCAGGGGGTATATACCTGGCTGTTTCGCACGCGCTTCAAGTATGCCCGTGACTCGCGCATCCGCACGATGTTGGAGCTGGAGGCCTTCCGGGATATGCAGGAGCGCTGGGAGAAACTCGGCTATCCTTTCGGCAGCCTGGTGCCTTCGCTCGCCACCGCCATCGGTTCTTCCGGCGACCGCCCGGCGGCGCTCGCGGAACTGATGGGCATCATCCTGAACAATGGGGTGCGCCAGAAGTCTGTCCGCATCGACAACCTGCACTTTGCCGCCGGCACCCCCTATGAAACCGTGCTCCGGCCATTGGCAGTGGAAGCGGAGCAGGTGCTGGCGCCGGAAGTGGCCGCCGCCGTGCGGGAGGCGCTGACGGAGGTGGTGGACAAGGGCACCGCGCGCCGCCTGCAGGGGAGTTTCACCGGGGCTGACGGGAAACTTTTGGCCGTAGGTGGCAAAACCGGCACCGGCGACAACCGGCTGGTGACGGTCAGCGCCGGGGGGCACCGCCTGACTTCCCGCGCCGTCAACCGCACGGCCACTTTTGTCTTCTTCCTCGGCGACAGCCATTTCGGCACGCTGACAGCCTTTGTGCCCGGCAAACAGGCGGCAGCTTTCCACTTCACCTCATCGCTTCCCATCCAGGTGCTGCGCGGCATGGCCCCCATCCTGCAGCCATATCTGGAGCCGGGCGTTAACGGCCCTGCTCCTGAAGCTCCCAAAACTCCGGAAGCCGACGGAAAATTGTTAGTGGTGCAGGGAGCGGAGGCTAAATCGGTGCAGCAAGAATCAGGGTTATACGCCCAGGCGGCAGACAGTACTCTTCACGCTGATTTTTAATACATAAGTGAGGGGTATAACACTGGAGGCATATATAAACGGCAGCTCTTTGTTGCTGCCGTTTATATATGCCTCCAGTGTTTACTTTAGTTGGGTTATGAGAAACTCAGGACATATAGCTGGTGCAGAGTTTATCGCCTGCTATATATTGGCCCCACAGGCATTACTAATAATCAAGCTTATAGGCTACTACCCTGTTCTTGAGGAAGGTTGGCACCAGCACCAGTTGCTCATCCGCGATATAATCAATGTCAGCGGTGTTGGACTCTTCGCCCTTGGTGTCGAGCAGCAGGTGCTCCTTGCCGTTGCGGATCAAATAGATTTCCCCCTGCCAGCGGCTGGCGAGGTAGGTGCTGTCGTCGATGATGACCAGGCCGTCGCCCCCGGTTACTGTTTCATTCACGGGTTCGATGCTCTTGTCCTGCATGTTGTACTTGCGCAGTCCTTTTCCGTCTAGCACAAACAGCTCACCCGCCTCGTTAAAGGATAGCCCGTTGATGCCCTCCAGCCCTTCGGCTACGGTGATGACCTTTCCGTCCTCCAGCACATGCACGGTTCCTTTCGAGGAGTCGGTCACGTAGATTTTCTCGCCGTCTGTTGCCGCATCGTTCAGGAAGGTGGCGCCCTGCACCGGATAGCGGTTTGCGATAGCGCTGTCGGCCACGTTTATCTCCACCACCTCGTCGATGTCAGTGACGTAAAGCTTGCCGTCCAGCAGGGCCATGCCCTTCGGCGCGTTCAGCCCCGTTACCCACTTCAGCTGCGCAACGGTCCCGTCGGGCCGCAGCGTGGAGATAAAGCCTTCCCCGTCTTTGGTAGAGTGGTCGCCCTGGATGTTGCTGACATAGATGATATCGGCGTCTTTATCGTAGAGGGTCGATTCGGCTGTGGTCATCACCGTGTCGGTCTCCCAGGCCTTGGTGAGGGTGGGCTCCGCGGGTGCCTCGTTGGCGGCAGTTTCTGTTTCCAGGGTTTCCTTGTTTTCTGTGTCTCCGGAGCAGGAGTACAAGGCAGCAGCGAGGAACAGGAGCGAAAAGGAATTCTTCATAGTCAGTTGGTTTTAGCGTGAAAAAAGGTTTTAATATTCATATTACAAAATATTTTTGTCATACGGAAATCCGGCACCATCAGACAAAACTATGGCTTCTTTCTAATTTTCGGCATATACGGGTGAAGATAATTGCCCGAGGAAGGGATGCTTTCTGCCCGGACAAGCGCCGATGGCGCTGCCGCAGAGCAAAAACCCAGAGAGGAAGCAGGTCTATACAGGAACCGCCCCGCTGCATCTGTGGCAGACGGCAGCATGATTTACTGTGCCCTATAAGTTTTGAGTACCATATAAATTTGCTAATATGGCAGGAGGTTCAGTGTGGTTCTCCTGATGCCGCTGGTTCAGGCCTTTTCATAAACGCTGTGGCACGCTATACCGCAGACAACTCTGTAGGGCTGAGCCATATATAGCCAACCGAGCGTGGCGGGAGGGACGGAGGCTTTTCTATATATAAAGGCTGCTGTATCCAGTCCGGTGGGCAGTTATCGACAGGCAGAGCCATACGGAGATATGGCTGGAGGAAGGGCGCGCGGGAACCTGGCGCAGTAGCTTTTGCTGAGAATGAGTGGTCACAGAAAAATATAGACTTTATGCAAGCTGTATCTACCCCCGAAACGGAACAGTCCGTTGCCTCTGCCCCCATTGTGAATCCGGCTGCCCCCCGTGTGCAGCGGGTCGCCTCGATTGATGTGTACCGGGGCTTCGTCATGCTGCTGATGATGGCGGAGGTGCTGTCGCTCCCCGCCGTGGCCGAAGCCCTGCCCGAAAGCTCGTTCTGGCGGTTCCTGGCGTTTCACCAAAGCCATGTGCCTTGGACGTGGCTCAGCCTGCACGACCTGATTCAGCCGTCCTTCACGTTTCTGGTAGGGGTGGTGCTGCCCTACTCCGTGGCCAGTCGCCTGGCGAAAGGGGCAATTTTCAAGTCTTTGTTGGGGCATGCCATCAAGCGCTCCCTGATCCTGATTTTCCTGGGTATTTTCCTGCGTTCGATGCATTCGGAGCAGACCAATTTCACGTTTGAGGATACCCTTACCCAGATTGGCCTGGGCTATACCTTTCTGTTTATTTTAGGGTTTTACTCGCAGCGCGTGCAACTCGCGGCGCTCCTGCTCATTTTGGGTGGCTATTGGCTGGCCTTTGCCCTGTACCCCTTGCCCGGCGCCGCCTTTGACTATATGGCCTCGGGCGTAACCCCCGACTGGGCGCACAACCTGAGCGGGTTCGCGGCGCACTGGAACAAAAACACGAACCTTGCCTGGGCTTTCGACCGCTGGTTCCTGAACCTCTTCCCCCGGGAGAGCCCCTTTCTGTACAATGGCGGCGGCTATGCCACGCTGAGTTTTATCCCTACGCTGGGCACCATGATTCTGGGCCTGCTGGCGGGCAACAGGCTGAAGTCGGCTGGCACAGACAGGGAGAAGCTGAGGTTTTTTGTCATAACCGGCATGAGCCTGATGGCCTTCGGCGTGCTGCTGCACGTTACCGGCATCAACCCTGTCGTGAAGCGCATCTGGACCCCGGCGTGGACTGTCTTCAGCGGGGGCATCTGTTTTCTGTTCCTGGCTTTCTTTTATGCTGTGATAGACGTGGCGCACCAGAAGAAATGGTCTTTCTTCCTGATGGTGATCGGTGTCAACTCCATCGCCGCCTATGTCATCGCCGACGGCGGCATCAAAACGGTCATCATGGACTCGCTCTACATACATTTAGGCCAGAACTTCGATAATGTGTTTGGTCCGGCCTATGCCACGCTGGTTGCCGGCGGGCTGGTGCTGTTATTCGAATGGCTGATTCTGTACTGGATGTATAAGAGGAGGATATTTATTAAAATATAGAAAAAGCGCAGGATGCAGGATGGCTAATTGCATAGTTATTTCCTATTGCTTCCTTTGCTTAAGATTTCCAAAAATTAGCAGTATCCCGGTAAAGTTATCGGCTGTGGCAGCAATGCTGTAGCCAATAAGGACACCATACGCATCTGAATCTGCGCCCAGTTATGTGAGGCGTGACCGGATGACACAGAACGCAAGAATGACAATTCCTTTTGTGTATCTGAGGGACCTGTTCGTACTTTCCAGGAGCACCATAATATAGATGAATCGTTCCGGTTTTAGAAAAATGTTTTTCAATCCCTCTGAGGAAGGAGGAGGCGTATATAGTGGCCGTAATTGAATAGCTTTAAAATTTACGTATTAGAAGTTAAGAAGCGCTTCTCCGCCTGATGGTAAAGGTGCGCTAACAACAAAAATCCCCGTATCGAGGGCAGTGCCGGATGCGGGGATTTTGTAGCGTTTAATGGCTTATAAGGAGTCTATCCATTTCTTCATTTCGCCTTTCGCTTTGCCGGTTTTCTGCTGTAGCCTGCCCAGCCACTCGTCTTGCTTACCTTCTTCATAGGTCATGTCATCATCGGTCAGGTTACCATACTGTTGCTTCACTTTCCCTTCAACTCGTTCCAGTTGCCCCGGGTTCTGTATTCTGTCTCGTCCATGGTTGGTTTTCTTTAGTGTATAAGACGCATATAGTTTTACGTGCCTGGTGTGGGAGCGTTATGTAGGGCTCTACTGAAAATCTTTCCCTATGAGGAGCGGGGCCTGCATGAGTTACAGAATGAAAGGCAAAGCAGAATAATGTTTAAACAGTGGTAAGTAAGGGCTCATTCATTAGATGGCTATGTATTGTTTATTCAGAAAACCTTTTGCATATTTGGTGAGTAATGGCAGTAGGGCGGCGTATGGTTGGTACAGCAGGCCAAACAGAAAAAAGCATGCCGTTGTGCCATTACGTGCTTCTAGACAGTGTGGAGTGCTTCTGCTCTTCTGCTAAAATTCATATTGCCGCCTTATCAGCCGCCAACGAGCGTTCGCTACCTTGAAAACAATACTTAAGCCTAAAATTACCCTGATAGGGTGCGGTATTGTTTTGCTTTTGTTCCAGTGAATAACGTTTCACCATCTTAACACCAACGTATGAAGAAAATTTACACTACATCTCAGGTGCGCCCCAAGCGCACCTGAGATGTAGTCCATCACAAAAGAAAAGGTTCGTCATACTTCTGGCCGCCTTATGCTTGGCGCAGGGGGCGGAAGCCTCTTCGCTGCCTGGCTCCCGTCGAACTGGACTGAGGAGAGGTCCAGCAGCCTGCGTTTACTTTCGATAAATTCACCCGTACCTTTCTCAGGCTGCCATCCCCTGTTCACTTCTTGAAGTGGTGGTACATCCCTTGCCAGCTCATCGGCCTGCCCCCGCAGAACTCCTTGGTGGGCACTCTCGCCACTAGCGGCCCGTCTTGAGCCTGTAGAGAATGGCCGACACAAGCGCTGCAGGTTCCACCTGTAGCTTAGAGCCTCTTCTACCAACACTCAGGAGAGGAACTATCCAACGATTTATGCTATCTTCGCTCAGGACTTCCGTTGAACTAGATTCAGGTGTAAAACGTCTTTGCAAACATTCTTACTTGCATAGTTCTTTGGAAGTTAGTAAACTCTAAGAGCATGTTTAAATTTTAGTCAGCATTAAAAAAAGAGCGAGTCAGTCCGTAAGTTAAAAGTGACCAAACTATCAAGCTTATGGAATCTCAGTACAAGAGACTTACTGACTCGCAATGGGAAGTGGTTTGGCAATCGTTGCCTATAGAGAGAAAACGCAAACACTCGCTGCGAGTTATAGTGGACGCTATTTTTTACATGCTCCGGGTGGCCGGCCAGTGGCGCAACCTGCCTGAGGGGCTTTTCCCCAAGTGGCAACTGGTGTATTACTACTTCGACAAGTGGCAGGCGGACGGCACGCTGGAGAGGCTCAACTTCACGCTCAACATCAGGGAGCGCAACAGGCAGGGCAAAGAAGCCTCGCCGAGTCTGCTGAGCATTGACTCGCAGCCTGTTAAAGTGGCTCCTTTTGTGTCTGGGGAGACGGGCGTGGACTGCAACAAGAAGGTCAATGGAAGAAAGCGGCACCTGATCACCGACACCCTGGGGCTGGTGTGGGGCGTGGTGGTGCACAGCGCCAACAAGGCCGATGGGGCGCTGGCCGGGCGGGTGGTGGCCCCGCTCAGGGGGTACCTGCACCGGATGGAGAAGATACTGGCCGATGCGGCCTATGAGCAGGTGTTCATGGAGTGGGTGAGCGAAAACCTGCTGGGAGTGGAACTGGAGATAAGCTCCAAACCACCGGGCACAGCGGGCTTTGTGCCCGTCAAGTGGCGATGGGTGACAGAGCGGGCTTTCGGCATGTTCAACTTCTTCAGAAGGCTCGATAAGGACCATGAAAAAACACCCCGAAGCGCCGAAAGCTGGGTGCTGTGGCATAGCTGCCAAATTATATTGAACAGATAAAATTGAAAATCAGGCAATTAAAATTTAAACACGCTCTAAACAGATTCAATGGTATCAACATTTATTTTTATAATTTGGGCAGAGAAAAAAAATATTTTAACTTTTTGCAAACACATCATGAGAACACAACTTTTTGTTATTCTATTCCTTGTTATAGAAGTTGCAGAGGCCCAGAACGCCACAGGAGTTAAGTTTGAGCAGGGGCTCAGCTGGGCGCAGGTCCAGGAAAAGGCAAAGCAGGAAAATAAATACATCTTCGTGGACGTGTTCACCACTTGGTGCGGTCCCTGCAAGCTGATGGACAGGGATGTCTTCCCCCGGCAGAAGGTCGGCGAGTTCTTCAACGCTTACTTCATAAGTGTCAAAGTCCAGGCGGACACTACCGAGAAGGACACGGAAGAAGTGAGAAAGTGGCACGAGGCTGCTCGGGCCTTGGCCAAGGCCTACAACATCAGCAGTTACCCCACCTTTCTCTTTTTTGACCCAGAAGGAGAGCTTGTCCACAGGCTGAACGGGGGCTCACCCACCGGGGAGGAGTTCATAGCAAAGGCAGAAGCCGCCCTGGGCGGGTACCACAGGCAGAAGCGGCAGTTCCAGACCGGGGAAAGAGACCCGGCGTTCCTCTTAGGGCTAATCAAGTCAGCGCAGCTGATGAATGACAGGGAAACGCTTCCCGCCGTCACGAACGAGTACCTGGCAACCCAGCAGGATCTCCTGACCGAGGAGAACCTGAGGCTCATCTCCACGGCAACCGCCAGAACGACAGACCCGGGCTTTGCGGTTCTAAGAGACCGCGCCGACAGGGCCGACTCGGTTTTAGGGGAGGGGACGAGCAGAGAAATAGTCAGGACGGTTGTCTTTGACGAGCTGGTTTTTCCGCACCTGAAAATCAACGGCGTCAAGAAGGACTATGGCGGCGGGATGGTCTCCTATTCGGGCGAGGTGAACAAAGACGTGGACTGGGAGGAAATAGAAAAGAGGCTGAACCTGGAGTTCCCGGATCTGGCAGAGGAAATAATGGTGACTTCAAAGCCCATGTATTACAAGTGGCTGCAGGACTGGCCGGCGTTTGTCAGCAGCGTTTCTTCATACAGAAGCAAAATAGACAAAACCCGGCTGAACAGCTACGCCAACGACGTCTTCCTCTTTAGCGAGGACCCGCAAAGCCTGAGACAGGCTTTGGGCTGGTCAAGAGGTACGTTAGTGGGGGACAATAAGAAGAACCCCCTTTTCTTGTCCACCTATGCGAATTTGTTGTACAAGACAGGAAAGAAGGAGGAGGCCATAAAAGTCATGGAAGAAGCGGCTGAGCTGGCAGGAGAGGGAGGAGGCCACCTGACGGAGGTTATCGCCAAAATGAAGAGTGGCAAGGAAACATGGTGATTAAGAAGATTAATCAATGCTAACATGGAGTTATTACCTTTGACTGGAGGGACTTTGATAGGCGGATTTAGGTATATCATTAAATTTGACTGTTATAAGCAAACGCGTGTTTGATGCCGCCTTCAAGCGTATGGCCATTGACCTCTGCTATCCGAGAGGATCGGTGAAGAAGTGGCAGATGAGTTGGGCACCGATCCCGGCAGGCCGAGCAAATGGTGGCAAAGGGAGGCCGCACCCGTCAAATCCGTTGAAGGACTCTCACAGGAGCAGAAAGAAATTAGAAGGCTGCAAAAGGAGGCACTATCTTAAAAGTCAAGGGTTTGACTTAACTTTTTCTTATCTTTATCTCACCTGAAAGAGAGTTCCTAGCCGACAGGTGCTGGATGCTCATCTTGTGTAGCCCTACTTGGCGGGGCTACATTGTTTCGGTCTGTTGCGCAGACACCTGAAAGAGAGGTTCCGGCTTCCAGGCTTTGGATTTCTTCCTTTGTTTCCTGCCGCTGGTGTTTTCCTCTACGACCATGTCTCATCTTTCTTCCACAGGGTGTAAATCAGGATCAGAAGCTTCTTCTGCACGACCATGTAGACTATCATCTTCTTTTTCCCCTTCCCCGTCAGCCGTTCGTAAAGCGCCCGGCAGATCCGCACCTTTAGGCTCACCGCCTTCAAGGCCAAGGCCGGCATGTAAAGTTTCTTCCTGGTGTGGCTGTTGCCATGCTTAGAGATTTTCGCCTTGCTGTTCATCTTGCCCGACTGATTCTCCACCACATCGTAGCTGGTGAGCTACTTTTGGCTGGTGAAGAGGGCAAAGCCCTTCGTCTCGGCGATGACGGGGGATGCCGTCAGCGGCCCCACCCTTTTGGTGGAGATATTTCTCTTTAAGAAAAGGGTCGGATTCGACGGTGGCCTTTATTTCCTCCTCAATGGCCTGCGTCTGTGTCTGGTAGAGCTTCAGGGTTTTCTATAGCCACTCCATGCTGGCCAGCATGGAGTGGCGGCGTGCAGATGGTTACTGCCCTCGGTGCGCATTTGATGAACCTGCTCATGCTCACGGGTGAGTTTGCGCAGCAGGTAGAGTTGGCAGCTCAAAGGCTGCCAGGGCCTCAGGTTCCTTTCCGCTTCAGGGTCATGGCGTCCTATCCAGTCGTTCTTGGACTGCAACCCAGGCTCTGGGTATTTTTTTGCCCTGTTAGGAAGCACGATGATTTCCTTCTGTTCTGCCTGATACAGCTGCCAGGCTATGTCACCGGTGGCCTCCAAGATGTAGAGCAGCTCTCCCCATATGCTCGCCTCGGCAAAGCCTTTGGGGGGTGAGAATTTGCGGGAGGCTTTCACCACTATCCGCTGCTCTTGAGGGAGTACCCTTGAGCGGCGAGGGTGGTTGAGAAAATAAAGTACTTCGCCCTGAAAGCTAAATTTTACATCAAAGCTACTCAGGCTGCCTTCAAAGATAAACTTGTGTAATATCAGTTAGTAATTAAGGTTAAAAATTAACAGGGAATATGTTACTTAGTTGTGATTTTGATTTAATAATAATCTTGGAGCATATTGTAAAAGCAAAGATTTAAGAGTTAATTCAATTATGTTCTATTTTATTTATAATGTTACCTTTAGCTTAAGATCTTCCTTTCCAAAGATAAAATAAATTATTAGTTTTAATTCATTCAAGCTTGTTATAAGCTTCTCTTTTATAAATAGGAGTTACGCTGCTATTGGTAGAGTCGTATAATAAATCAATTTTCGGTAACAAATCCCTTTGTGGAAATACCCACAAGGGGAGGAAGACTATCACGACTGTTTCAGGAGATGGTCAAAGAGTGCTGGCAGTAGAGCCTGTGCCCCTCATAGACGAGTGCTGAAAGATAGTCACCTCAGCAAAAAACATAGAGTTTTTGAGGAACTAGAAGATTGGCTTTCTAATAGAGCTCAAGGCC
This window of the Pontibacter russatus genome carries:
- a CDS encoding transposase: MVENQSGKMNSKAKISKHGNSHTRKKLYMPALALKAVSLKVRICRALYERLTGKGKKKMIVYMVVQKKLLILIYTLWKKDETWS
- a CDS encoding SMP-30/gluconolactonase/LRE family protein; translated protein: MKNSFSLLFLAAALYSCSGDTENKETLETETAANEAPAEPTLTKAWETDTVMTTAESTLYDKDADIIYVSNIQGDHSTKDGEGFISTLRPDGTVAQLKWVTGLNAPKGMALLDGKLYVTDIDEVVEINVADSAIANRYPVQGATFLNDAATDGEKIYVTDSSKGTVHVLEDGKVITVAEGLEGINGLSFNEAGELFVLDGKGLRKYNMQDKSIEPVNETVTGGDGLVIIDDSTYLASRWQGEIYLIRNGKEHLLLDTKGEESNTADIDYIADEQLVLVPTFLKNRVVAYKLDY
- a CDS encoding IS5 family transposase, yielding MESQYKRLTDSQWEVVWQSLPIERKRKHSLRVIVDAIFYMLRVAGQWRNLPEGLFPKWQLVYYYFDKWQADGTLERLNFTLNIRERNRQGKEASPSLLSIDSQPVKVAPFVSGETGVDCNKKVNGRKRHLITDTLGLVWGVVVHSANKADGALAGRVVAPLRGYLHRMEKILADAAYEQVFMEWVSENLLGVELEISSKPPGTAGFVPVKWRWVTERAFGMFNFFRRLDKDHEKTPRSAESWVLWHSCQIILNR
- a CDS encoding thioredoxin family protein, which gives rise to MRTQLFVILFLVIEVAEAQNATGVKFEQGLSWAQVQEKAKQENKYIFVDVFTTWCGPCKLMDRDVFPRQKVGEFFNAYFISVKVQADTTEKDTEEVRKWHEAARALAKAYNISSYPTFLFFDPEGELVHRLNGGSPTGEEFIAKAEAALGGYHRQKRQFQTGERDPAFLLGLIKSAQLMNDRETLPAVTNEYLATQQDLLTEENLRLISTATARTTDPGFAVLRDRADRADSVLGEGTSREIVRTVVFDELVFPHLKINGVKKDYGGGMVSYSGEVNKDVDWEEIEKRLNLEFPDLAEEIMVTSKPMYYKWLQDWPAFVSSVSSYRSKIDKTRLNSYANDVFLFSEDPQSLRQALGWSRGTLVGDNKKNPLFLSTYANLLYKTGKKEEAIKVMEEAAELAGEGGGHLTEVIAKMKSGKETW
- a CDS encoding acyltransferase family protein; the protein is MQAVSTPETEQSVASAPIVNPAAPRVQRVASIDVYRGFVMLLMMAEVLSLPAVAEALPESSFWRFLAFHQSHVPWTWLSLHDLIQPSFTFLVGVVLPYSVASRLAKGAIFKSLLGHAIKRSLILIFLGIFLRSMHSEQTNFTFEDTLTQIGLGYTFLFILGFYSQRVQLAALLLILGGYWLAFALYPLPGAAFDYMASGVTPDWAHNLSGFAAHWNKNTNLAWAFDRWFLNLFPRESPFLYNGGGYATLSFIPTLGTMILGLLAGNRLKSAGTDREKLRFFVITGMSLMAFGVLLHVTGINPVVKRIWTPAWTVFSGGICFLFLAFFYAVIDVAHQKKWSFFLMVIGVNSIAAYVIADGGIKTVIMDSLYIHLGQNFDNVFGPAYATLVAGGLVLLFEWLILYWMYKRRIFIKI
- a CDS encoding transglycosylase domain-containing protein, whose protein sequence is MLLWILLGMLLLFVGAALAFLMYEARTSRLQAREISRYAASLAYDLQPGLSDSVVYPGNGPFDKRLGYAQLPNLLNRGRQHGMEVAFQSCFSPSLLEYTSRGYFAPYQEKTQTGLNIIDSRGESVYQSLYPRLIYDSFEAVPSLVVQPLLFIENRELLDTARLYMNPAVDWGRFTKAILYEAARSVGLDYKSIGGSTLATQMEKYRHSPAGITTDPREKLRQMVSASVRAYQAGPETLPARQKIVLAYVNSVPLAAAPGFGEVHGLGDGVRVWFGADFDELNRLLRLPEAKGDTLLAQGLALRQVISLMIAQRRPSYYLRDGGRAELNALTGSYLRLLAANGYISPQLRDAGLAREVTFRDFNEDAPVTPKETDKGILMVRTHLSELLGTTLYDLDRLDLSATTTLQRDLQEQVSAYLSHLSDPAFADSVGLFGERLLSPAETRQVRYSFTLLERTPQGNMVRVQTDNTDQPFDINEGSKLELGSTAKLRVFVTYLQVVAEVHQRYAAQPQQALREALAKPQDNLTRWGLGYLLHAQDKSLPAMLRAATARRYSASPHEVFFTGGGQHTFHNFRSEDNGSNPTVREALLKSINLPFIRLMRDLVRYSTYQVVDNPAQLMQDVRDPRRREYLTRFADREGRMYLLRFWRKYNGKSPEERLDLFLSGLRQNPVRVAASHRYLYPETDSVSFEKLLHSRLPGERLTHARIMELYHRYGPDAYNLPDQGYIARVHPLELWLLSYLRRHPGAGWADVVEASKEERQGVYTWLFRTRFKYARDSRIRTMLELEAFRDMQERWEKLGYPFGSLVPSLATAIGSSGDRPAALAELMGIILNNGVRQKSVRIDNLHFAAGTPYETVLRPLAVEAEQVLAPEVAAAVREALTEVVDKGTARRLQGSFTGADGKLLAVGGKTGTGDNRLVTVSAGGHRLTSRAVNRTATFVFFLGDSHFGTLTAFVPGKQAAAFHFTSSLPIQVLRGMAPILQPYLEPGVNGPAPEAPKTPEADGKLLVVQGAEAKSVQQESGLYAQAADSTLHADF
- a CDS encoding IS110 family transposase; amino-acid sequence: MVKASRKFSPPKGFAEASIWGELLYILEATGDIAWQLYQAEQKEIIVLPNRAKKYPEPGLQSKNDWIGRHDPEAERNLRPWQPLSCQLYLLRKLTREHEQVHQMRTEGSNHLHAATPCWPAWSGYRKP